One genomic segment of Centropristis striata isolate RG_2023a ecotype Rhode Island chromosome 11, C.striata_1.0, whole genome shotgun sequence includes these proteins:
- the capn10 gene encoding calpain-10 isoform X1, with the protein MKEADRAECGGEALFEDLDFPANDRSLFSDSSTPIARLQGEISWRRPQEICQSPALLADNINLAHVKQGLLGDCWFLCACTFLLKNKRLLNKVLPPDQPQWDDSRYRGSFQFCFWQQGHWTDVTIDDRLPCINSALCFSRCHSPTAFWVALLEKAYAKLHGSYERLWAGQVSEALVDLTGGLVERWSLGESEDEPRPEQDSDQVRRRRLDLNLLDPVKDECAVSCSTHSSPGGASELGQYHALTVMEWVDMKTLSGSKVLLLRIRNPWGRCCWGGAWIGSGVGWTSVDPVSTSDLQARVAEGEVWLDENEFLSQFDDVTVGYPISDEGHLKSIYTGNLLTHNHQLAGRWIKGHSAGGSRNSSSYSSNPKFWLKVCERGELLMSLLQHRKWRNTEKYAQTPQEDSKNSTHQHYQAIALHMWKVEKRRFNLSRMLNKPPCASTHCHAYEREVVLHGQLEPGYYLLIPSTYQPGAEARFLIRAFSSSSTSLCALKSPAPSLPLTTDGEWETSYYQGSWVEGRTAGGSRNFLSHWQNPCFPFTVCDASAVTSGDNVRVTLHQSRPDTDLHPIGFHIYKCLCMQVPEEESEQTLPRDEDPVASCVPHCYTQNVSLACCLSPGAYTIVPSTYQPDCSANFTLSLARRIHRKVVKSQERLGNAIQEISHISVMQS; encoded by the exons ATGAAAGAAGCGGACAGGGCAGAATGTGGAGGCGAGGCTCTGTTTGAGGACCTGGACTTCCCTGCTAACGACAGGTCCCTGTTCTCTGACAGCTCCACGCCCATCGCCAGACTGCAGGGAGAGATTAGCTGGCGACGCCCACAG GAGATCTGCCAATCACCAGCTCTACTTGCTGACAATATCAACCTGGCCCATGTGAAACAAGGCTTATTAGGAGACTGCTGGTTTCTGTGTGCCTGCACCTTCTTGCTCAAGAACAAACGTCTGCTGAACAAG GTGTTGCCTCCTGACCAGCCCCAGTGGGATGACAGCAGGTACCGGGGCTCCTTCCAGTTTTGTTTTTGGCAGCAGGGACACTGGACAGACGTGACCATCGATGACCGCCTGCCCTGCATCAATTCCGCTCTCTGCTTCTCGCGCTGCCACTCCCCCACTGCTTTCTGGGTAGCCCTGTTGGAGAAGGCTTATGCAAA GCTCCATGGCTCATATGAGCGACTGTGGGCCGGGCAGGTGTCTGAGGCCCTGGTGGATTTGACTGGGGGTCTGGTGGAGCGCTGGAGTTTGGGAGAGTCAGAGGATGAACCGAGACCAGAACAGGACAGTGACCAGGTCAGGAGGAGAAGGCTGGACCTGAACCTTCTGGATCCCGTGAAAGACGAGTGTGCGGTCAGCTGCTCTACTCACAGCAGCCCTGGAG GTGCCAGTGAGCTGGGACAGTACCATGCGCTGACTGTGATGGAATGGGTGGATATGAAGACGCTGTCAGGGAGCAAAGTGCTGCTGCTCAGGATCAGAAACCCGTGGGGAAGATGCTGCTGGGGAGGGGCCTGGATAGGAAG TGGTGTGGGTTGGACTTCTGTCGACCCCGTTTCTACTTCAGACCTACAAGCCAGGGTGGCTGAGGGCGAAGTCTGGTTGGATGAGAATGAATTCCTGTCTCAATTCGATGATGTCACAGTGGGCTACCCCATAAGTGATGAGGGGCACCTAAAGAGCATTTACACAG GAAATCTGCTAACACACAACCACCAGCTGGCCGGCCGGTGGATCAAAGGGCACTCCGCTGGTGGGAGTCgaaacagcagcagctacagCAGCAACCCAAAGTTTTGGCTcaaagtgtgtgagagaggagagCTGCTGATGTCCCTGCTACAGCATAGAAAGTGGAGAAATACAGAGAAATATGCACAAACGCCACAGGAGGATAGCAAGAACTCAACGCACCAGCACTACCAGGCTATCGCTCTACACATGTGGAAG GTGGAGAAAAGGCGTTTTAATCTAAGCCGGATGTTGAACAAACCTCCTTGTGCTTCTACTCACTGCCACGCCTATGAGAGAGAGGTGGTTCTCCACGGGCAGCTGGAGCCTGGATACTACCTGCTGATCCCCAGCACCTACCAGCCAGGAGCTGAGGCCCGCTTCCTCATCAGggccttttcctcctcttccacaTCCCTCTG TGCCCTGAAAAGCCCAGCACCTTCACTGCCATTGACAACAGATGGAGAGTGGGAGACCAGCTACTACCAGGGCTCGTGGGTGGAGGGAAGGACAGCCGGAGGAAGCAGAAACTTCCTGTCTCACTGGCAGAACCCATGCTTcccttttacagtgtgtgatgCGTCAGCAGTGACATCAGGAGATAATGTCAGGGTTACCCTGCACCAGAGCCGCCCCGACACTGACCTGCACCCTATTGGCTTTCACATTTATAAG TGTCTGTGTATGCAGGTCCCAGAAGAAGAATCTGAGCAGACATTACCCAGGGACGAGGATCCCGTGGCCAGTTGTGTCCCTCATTGCTACACCCAGAACGTCAGTCTGGCCTGCTGTCTTTCTCCCGGAGCTTACACCATAGTGCCATCCACATATCAGCCTGACTGCTCAGCAAACTTCACCCTCAGCCTGGCTCGCAGAATACACAG GAAAGTGGTGAAAAGCCAGGAGAGGCTGGGAAATGCCATTCAGGAG ATCTCTCACATCTCTGTGATGCAAAGCTAG
- the ccl20a.4 gene encoding C-C motif chemokine 20 isoform X2, with translation MTKLIVCVSLTLLLLVALTESSPFCCTEYQEEPVSVKVLKEYKMQDITHYCNIKAAIFKTVKRRFFCANPDKKWVKDAMKAVPEV, from the exons ATGACAAAACTGATCGTGTGTGTCTCCttgacgctgctgctgctggtggcgcTCACTGAGAGCA GTCCCTTTTGCTGCACAGAGTACCAGGAAGAACCAGTCTCAGTGAAAGTACTTAAAGAATACAAAATGCAGGACATCACACATTACTGCAACATCAAGGCAGCAAT TTTCAAGACAGTGAAAAGACGATTTTTCTGTGCCAATCCTGACAAAAAGTGGGTGAAAGATGCCATGAAGGCTGTACCAGA AGTCTGA
- the ccl20a.3 gene encoding C-C motif chemokine 20a.3 codes for MVSIKATVMALTLLAVCLLATEASAVSHKCCRSYMKDRIPFRKITGYSVQTDKEMCSINAIIFHTKRGLACTNPAHNWVMDYVNRLRNMAQKVHIETAHEKK; via the exons ATGGTGTCAATCAAAGCTACAGTGATGGCGCTCACGCTGCTCGCCGTGTGTCTGCTGGCCACAGAAGCATCTGCAG TGAGTCACAAATGTTGTCGCAGTTACATGAAAGACAGAATACCATTCCGTAAAATCACGGGGTATTCGGTCCAGACTGACAAAGAGATGTGTTCAATCAATGCCATCAT TTTCCACACAAAGAGAGGTCTAGCATGCACCAATCCTGCTCACAACTGGGTGATGGACTATGTCAACCGACTGAG GAATATGGCACAAAAGGTTCACATTGAGACTGCACATGAGAAGAAGTAA
- the capn10 gene encoding calpain-10 isoform X2, with amino-acid sequence MKEADRAECGGEALFEDLDFPANDRSLFSDSSTPIARLQGEISWRRPQEICQSPALLADNINLAHVKQGLLGDCWFLCACTFLLKNKRLLNKVLPPDQPQWDDSRYRGSFQFCFWQQGHWTDVTIDDRLPCINSALCFSRCHSPTAFWVALLEKAYAKLHGSYERLWAGQVSEALVDLTGGLVERWSLGESEDEPRPEQDSDQVRRRRLDLNLLDPVKDECAVSCSTHSSPGGASELGQYHALTVMEWVDMKTLSGSKVLLLRIRNPWGRCCWGGAWIGSGVGWTSVDPVSTSDLQARVAEGEVWLDENEFLSQFDDVTVGYPISDEGHLKSIYTGNLLTHNHQLAGRWIKGHSAGGSRNSSSYSSNPKFWLKVCERGELLMSLLQHRKWRNTEKYAQTPQEDSKNSTHQHYQAIALHMWKVEKRRFNLSRMLNKPPCASTHCHAYEREVVLHGQLEPGYYLLIPSTYQPGAEARFLIRAFSSSSTSLCALKSPAPSLPLTTDGEWETSYYQGSWVEGRTAGGSRNFLSHWQNPCFPFTVCDASAVTSGDNVRVTLHQSRPDTDLHPIGFHIYKVPEEESEQTLPRDEDPVASCVPHCYTQNVSLACCLSPGAYTIVPSTYQPDCSANFTLSLARRIHRKVVKSQERLGNAIQEISHISVMQS; translated from the exons ATGAAAGAAGCGGACAGGGCAGAATGTGGAGGCGAGGCTCTGTTTGAGGACCTGGACTTCCCTGCTAACGACAGGTCCCTGTTCTCTGACAGCTCCACGCCCATCGCCAGACTGCAGGGAGAGATTAGCTGGCGACGCCCACAG GAGATCTGCCAATCACCAGCTCTACTTGCTGACAATATCAACCTGGCCCATGTGAAACAAGGCTTATTAGGAGACTGCTGGTTTCTGTGTGCCTGCACCTTCTTGCTCAAGAACAAACGTCTGCTGAACAAG GTGTTGCCTCCTGACCAGCCCCAGTGGGATGACAGCAGGTACCGGGGCTCCTTCCAGTTTTGTTTTTGGCAGCAGGGACACTGGACAGACGTGACCATCGATGACCGCCTGCCCTGCATCAATTCCGCTCTCTGCTTCTCGCGCTGCCACTCCCCCACTGCTTTCTGGGTAGCCCTGTTGGAGAAGGCTTATGCAAA GCTCCATGGCTCATATGAGCGACTGTGGGCCGGGCAGGTGTCTGAGGCCCTGGTGGATTTGACTGGGGGTCTGGTGGAGCGCTGGAGTTTGGGAGAGTCAGAGGATGAACCGAGACCAGAACAGGACAGTGACCAGGTCAGGAGGAGAAGGCTGGACCTGAACCTTCTGGATCCCGTGAAAGACGAGTGTGCGGTCAGCTGCTCTACTCACAGCAGCCCTGGAG GTGCCAGTGAGCTGGGACAGTACCATGCGCTGACTGTGATGGAATGGGTGGATATGAAGACGCTGTCAGGGAGCAAAGTGCTGCTGCTCAGGATCAGAAACCCGTGGGGAAGATGCTGCTGGGGAGGGGCCTGGATAGGAAG TGGTGTGGGTTGGACTTCTGTCGACCCCGTTTCTACTTCAGACCTACAAGCCAGGGTGGCTGAGGGCGAAGTCTGGTTGGATGAGAATGAATTCCTGTCTCAATTCGATGATGTCACAGTGGGCTACCCCATAAGTGATGAGGGGCACCTAAAGAGCATTTACACAG GAAATCTGCTAACACACAACCACCAGCTGGCCGGCCGGTGGATCAAAGGGCACTCCGCTGGTGGGAGTCgaaacagcagcagctacagCAGCAACCCAAAGTTTTGGCTcaaagtgtgtgagagaggagagCTGCTGATGTCCCTGCTACAGCATAGAAAGTGGAGAAATACAGAGAAATATGCACAAACGCCACAGGAGGATAGCAAGAACTCAACGCACCAGCACTACCAGGCTATCGCTCTACACATGTGGAAG GTGGAGAAAAGGCGTTTTAATCTAAGCCGGATGTTGAACAAACCTCCTTGTGCTTCTACTCACTGCCACGCCTATGAGAGAGAGGTGGTTCTCCACGGGCAGCTGGAGCCTGGATACTACCTGCTGATCCCCAGCACCTACCAGCCAGGAGCTGAGGCCCGCTTCCTCATCAGggccttttcctcctcttccacaTCCCTCTG TGCCCTGAAAAGCCCAGCACCTTCACTGCCATTGACAACAGATGGAGAGTGGGAGACCAGCTACTACCAGGGCTCGTGGGTGGAGGGAAGGACAGCCGGAGGAAGCAGAAACTTCCTGTCTCACTGGCAGAACCCATGCTTcccttttacagtgtgtgatgCGTCAGCAGTGACATCAGGAGATAATGTCAGGGTTACCCTGCACCAGAGCCGCCCCGACACTGACCTGCACCCTATTGGCTTTCACATTTATAAG GTCCCAGAAGAAGAATCTGAGCAGACATTACCCAGGGACGAGGATCCCGTGGCCAGTTGTGTCCCTCATTGCTACACCCAGAACGTCAGTCTGGCCTGCTGTCTTTCTCCCGGAGCTTACACCATAGTGCCATCCACATATCAGCCTGACTGCTCAGCAAACTTCACCCTCAGCCTGGCTCGCAGAATACACAG GAAAGTGGTGAAAAGCCAGGAGAGGCTGGGAAATGCCATTCAGGAG ATCTCTCACATCTCTGTGATGCAAAGCTAG
- the eif4e2 gene encoding eukaryotic translation initiation factor 4E type 2 isoform X1, translating to MNNKFDALKDDDSGDHDQDQGSPKNSEKEKIEDEDKEQNSSKKKMVVPGAGEHPLQYNYTFWYSRRTPGRPASTQSYEQNIKQIGSFASVEQFWRFYSHMIRPGDLTGHSDFHLFKEGIKPMWEDDANKMGGKWIIRLRKGLASRCWENLILAMLGEQFMVGEEICGAVVSVRFQEDIISIWNKTASDQATTARIRDTLRRVLNLPPNTIMEYKTHTDSIKAWEDFHGLVNASGGR from the exons ATGAACAACAAATTTGACGC TCTGAAAGACGATGACAGTGGAGACCACGACCAGGATCAAGGCTCACCGAAAAACAGTGAGAAGGAAAAAATTGAAGACGAAGACAAGGAACAGAACTCCTCCAAGAAAAAG ATGGTGGTGCCAGGGGCAGGAGAGCACCCTCTTCAATACAACTACACCTTCTGGTACTCCAGACGCACCCCAGGGAGACCAGCCAGTACTCAGAGCTACGAGCAGAACATTAAACAGATTGGCAGCTTCGCCTCG GTGGAACAGTTCTGGCGTTTCTATAGTCACATGATCCGGCCAGGCGACCTGACAGGCCACAGTGACTTCCATCTCTTCAAGGAGGGTATTAAACCCATGTGGGAG GATGATGCCAATAAGATGGGTGGGAAGTGGATCATCCGTCTGAGGAAAGGCCTGGCTTCTCGGTGTTGGGAGAACCTTATCCTCGCCATGCTCGGGGAGCAGTTCATGGTTGGAGAGGAGATCTGCGGGGCCGTGGTGTCCGTACGCTTCCAG GAGGACATCATCTCCATCTGGAACAAAACGGCAAGCGACCAGGCGACCACTGCCCGCATCAGAGACACTCTGCGCCGAGTCCTCAACCTCCCTCCCAACACCATCATGGAGTACAAGACTCACACAGACAGCATTAA AGCATGGGAAGACTTCCATGGACTGGTGAATGCTAGTGGAGGACGTTAG
- the eif4e2 gene encoding eukaryotic translation initiation factor 4E type 2 isoform X2, with product MNNKFDALKDDDSGDHDQDQGSPKNSEKEKIEDEDKEQNSSKKKMVVPGAGEHPLQYNYTFWYSRRTPGRPASTQSYEQNIKQIGSFASVEQFWRFYSHMIRPGDLTGHSDFHLFKEGIKPMWEDDANKMGGKWIIRLRKGLASRCWENLILAMLGEQFMVGEEICGAVVSVRFQEDIISIWNKTASDQATTARIRDTLRRVLNLPPNTIMEYKTHTDSIKYSMGRLPWTGEC from the exons ATGAACAACAAATTTGACGC TCTGAAAGACGATGACAGTGGAGACCACGACCAGGATCAAGGCTCACCGAAAAACAGTGAGAAGGAAAAAATTGAAGACGAAGACAAGGAACAGAACTCCTCCAAGAAAAAG ATGGTGGTGCCAGGGGCAGGAGAGCACCCTCTTCAATACAACTACACCTTCTGGTACTCCAGACGCACCCCAGGGAGACCAGCCAGTACTCAGAGCTACGAGCAGAACATTAAACAGATTGGCAGCTTCGCCTCG GTGGAACAGTTCTGGCGTTTCTATAGTCACATGATCCGGCCAGGCGACCTGACAGGCCACAGTGACTTCCATCTCTTCAAGGAGGGTATTAAACCCATGTGGGAG GATGATGCCAATAAGATGGGTGGGAAGTGGATCATCCGTCTGAGGAAAGGCCTGGCTTCTCGGTGTTGGGAGAACCTTATCCTCGCCATGCTCGGGGAGCAGTTCATGGTTGGAGAGGAGATCTGCGGGGCCGTGGTGTCCGTACGCTTCCAG GAGGACATCATCTCCATCTGGAACAAAACGGCAAGCGACCAGGCGACCACTGCCCGCATCAGAGACACTCTGCGCCGAGTCCTCAACCTCCCTCCCAACACCATCATGGAGTACAAGACTCACACAGACAGCATTAAGTAT AGCATGGGAAGACTTCCATGGACTGGTGAATGCTAG
- the chrng gene encoding acetylcholine receptor subunit gamma, with the protein MDSGPSLSISLFLRVFMISATASAVNLEGELFKDLMKGYNKNVRPMEKSGDITQVDIKMTLTNLISLNEKEEALTTSVWIEMKWCDYRLRWDQPPRSALYGNITSELRVPSKSIWLPDVILENNVDGQFEVALYCNALVSPNGCVYWLPPAIYRSACAITVNYFPFDWQNCTMVFRSQTYSANEIKLLLKEEDNHTLEWVDIDPEAFTENGEWVIKHRPAKKVINTQYSKDELEYQEVVFFLIIQRKPLFYIINIIAPCVLFSSLGLLVYYLPAKAGGQKCTMSVATLLGQTVFLFLIAKKVPETSKAVPLIGKYLMFVMSVTTMVVMNCVIVLNVSLRTPNTHIMTDKVRKILLNILPRLLRMQMQPWTPNNDSTSEAVSGKTLTPDRNGVFLVPCRRRSSMTLITKAEEYFMRTARSELMFARLKERNGLMKSVLEKLQDGFEGGSAEQLSASLAKASPQLKQCVASCKHIAETARQQNNFQNENEEWFLVARVIDRVCFIVMVSVFFIGTIGIFLMGHFNQPPSSPFPGDSKKYLPPINNLTNLSENGTGANFLG; encoded by the exons ATGGATTCTGGACCTTCACTTTCCATCTCACTCTTCTTGAGGGTGTTTATGATTTCTGCCACAG CATCAGCAGTCAATCTTGAAGGGGAGCTTTTCAAGGATTTGATGAAGGGCTACAACAAGAATGTGCGGCCCATGGAGAAAAGCGGTGATATCACTCAAGTCGACATCAAGATGACGCTCACCAACCTCATCTCTCTG AATGAAAAGGAGGAGGCTCTGACAACAAGCGTCTGGATAGAAATG AAATGGTGTGACTACAGGCTCAGATGGGACCAACCGCCACGGTCAGCCCTGTATGGGAACATCACCTCTGAGCTGCGTGTCCCCTCCAAGAGCATCTGGCTGCCAGACGTCATACTGGAAAACAA TGTGGATGGACAGTTCGAGGTGGCACTTTACTGCAATGCGCTGGTGTCTCCTAACGGCTGTGTGTACTGGCTGCCTCCGGCCATCTACCGCAGTGCCTGTGCAATCACTGTCAACTACTTTCCCTTTGACTGGCAGAACTGCACCATGGTGTTCCG CTCCCAGACTTACAGTGCCAACGAGATCAAACTGCTTCTCAAAGAGGAGGATAACCACACGCTGGAGTGGGTGGATATTGACCCGGAGGCTTTTACAG AAAATGGAGAGTGGGTCATCAAACACAGGCCGGCTAAGAAGGTGATCAACACTCAGTACAGTAAAGATGAGCTGGAGTACCAGGAGGTGGTCTTCTTCCTCATCATCCAAAGAAAACCGCTCTTCTACATCATAAACATCATCGCTCCCTGTGTGCTCTTCTCCTCCCTCGGCCTCCTCGTCTACTACTTACCTGCCAAAG CGGGGGGTCAGAAGTGCACCATGTCTGTTGCCACTCTACTGGGTCAGACTGTGTTCCTCTTCCTTATCGCTAAGAAGGTACCAGAGACTTCAAAGGCAGTGCCTCTTATTGGAAA GTATTTGATGTTTGTGATGTCAGTGACAACCATGGTGGTGATGAACTGTGTGATTGTGCTCAACGTTTCCCTGCGAACCCCAAACACTCACATAATGACAGACAAAGTCCGCAAG ATCCTCTTAAACATCCTGCCTCGGCTGCTGAGGATGCAGATGCAACCCTGGACACCGAACAATGACAGCACCTCAGAGGCTGTAAGTGGTAAAACTCTGACTCCGGACAGGAATGGCGTGTTCCTGGTCCCCTGCCGACGCCGCAGCTCCATGACCCTCATCACCAAGGCGGAGGAATATTTTATGAGAACAGCCCGGTCTGAGCTCATGTTTGCCAGACTCAAAGAAAGAAACGGACTAATGAAATCAGTATTAGAGAAGCTAC AGGACGGGTTTGAGGGGGGTTCAGCTGAACAGCTCAGTGCCAGCCTGGCAAAGGCCTCTCCACAGCTGAAGCAGTGTGTGGCCTCCTGCAAACACATAGCTGAGACTGCAAGGCAACAGAACAACTTCCAGAAT GAGAATGAAGAGTGGTTCCTGGTTGCCCGGGTGATCGACAGGGTCTGCTTTATTGTCatggtgtctgtgttttttatcGGCACGATCGGGATCTTCCTGATGGGCCACTTCAACCAGCCTCCCTCCTCACCTTTCCCCGGGGATTCCAAGAAGTATCTCCCTCCAATAAACAACCTCACTAATCTATCGGAGAACGGGACAGGAGCAAACTTCCTGGGGTGA
- the LOC131980551 gene encoding phospholipid scramblase family member 5, translated as MFYTMSAVTNQPLPFGRLEREKHIQMIFRAFQNRCGPSCECHDHSPAPKTHQTPPDWESAELHQLSDLHAPERKVENSYTQPPPGKVSRPAVEERWLGGAAGSHFMSVLETVNQIHVTARPELQGPQCVPRRIYSISTGGRRSQLFVAVEESSCVCLQCCGPARSCSLQGFDCQGRQVFYFERPLRVDACCLGCCLMEMRVYTPQKHLIGTVCQRWSMFTPLLEVRDSEGALTSRIQGSCCPYRCFSNQQFQIVSNIGEKMGTIWKKWPGFNDEHNMDHEYFGLEVPLTMESHNKLLLLAATFLLNYMFFEMS; from the exons ATG TTTTACACCATGTCAGCTGTGACCAATCAGCCTCTTCCCTTTGGCCGACTTGAGCGAGAGAAGCACATCCAGATGATCTTTAGAGCTTTCCAGAACCGCTGCGGGCCTTCGTGTGAGTGCCACGATCACTCACCTGCACCCAAAACCCACCAAACGCCTCCTGACTGGGAATCTGCTGAGCTGCATCAGCTGTCAGATCTGCATGCTCCTGAGAGGAAGGTGGAGAACAGCTACACACAGCCACCACCAGGGAAAGTGAGCAGGCCAGCGGTGGAGGAGCGGTGGCTTGGAGGGGCAGCAGGATCACACTTCATGTCTGTGCTGGAAACAGTCAATCAGATACATGTCACTGCCAGACCAGAGCTGCAAG GTCCACAGTGTGTTCCCAGGAGGATCTACAGCATCAGCACCGGAGGCCGCAGGTCACAGTTATTTGTGGCTGTGGAAG AGAGTTCCTGTGTGTGCCTCCAGTGTTGTGGTCCGGCTCGGTCCTGTTCCTTGCAGGGCTTCGACTGTCAGGGCCGacaggttttttattttgaaaggcccCTCAGGGTGGATGCCTGCTGCCTCGGCTGCTGCCTGATGGAGATGAGGGTCTACACACCGCAAAAGCATCTTATCGGCACGGTGTGTCAGAG GTGGAGCATGTTCACCCCTCTACTGGAAGTGCGTGATTCAGAAGGAGCGTTGACCAGCAGGATCCAGGGCTCCTGCTGCCCGTACCGCTGTTTCTCCAATCAACAATTCCAG ATTGTCTCCAACATTGGTGAGAAAATGGGCACAATATGGAAGAAATGGCCTGGCTTCAACGACGAACATAACATGGACCATGAATATTTTGGGTTGGAGG TACCATTGACCATGGAATCACACaataaactgctgctgctggccgcCACTTTCTTGTTG AATTACATGTTCTTCGAAATGAGCTGA
- the ccl20a.4 gene encoding C-C motif chemokine 20 isoform X1, producing the protein MTKLIVCVSLTLLLLVALTESSPFCCTEYQEEPVSVKVLKEYKMQDITHYCNIKAAIFKTVKRRFFCANPDKKWVKDAMKAVPERV; encoded by the exons ATGACAAAACTGATCGTGTGTGTCTCCttgacgctgctgctgctggtggcgcTCACTGAGAGCA GTCCCTTTTGCTGCACAGAGTACCAGGAAGAACCAGTCTCAGTGAAAGTACTTAAAGAATACAAAATGCAGGACATCACACATTACTGCAACATCAAGGCAGCAAT TTTCAAGACAGTGAAAAGACGATTTTTCTGTGCCAATCCTGACAAAAAGTGGGTGAAAGATGCCATGAAGGCTGTACCAGA AAGAGTCTGA